One Rosa chinensis cultivar Old Blush chromosome 5, RchiOBHm-V2, whole genome shotgun sequence genomic region harbors:
- the LOC112201615 gene encoding putative lipid-transfer protein DIR1: MKYLIVIMLAMLVTVGNLWGFDVGVDGAGECGSNPEVVVYKLASCGPAAQDGSITVSPKCCSLVKRVDKRCLCAIVLSKELQSRGLNPAIAVTIPKRCKDPRRPKGYKCGAYTVP, encoded by the exons ATGAAGTACCTCATCGTCATCATGCTAGCAATGCTAGTAACTGTAGGCAATCTTTGGGGATTTGATGTGGGGGTTGATGGGGCTGGGGAGTGTGGAAGCAACCCGGAGGTTGTGGTATACAAGCTTGCTTCATGTGGACCAGCAGCACAAGATGGGAGCATCACGGTTTCTCCCAAGTGTTGCTCGTTGGTGAAACGCGTCGACAAGCGTTGCCTTTGTGCCATTGTGCTCTCTAAAGAACTTCAGAGTCGTGGCCTCAACCCAGCAATCGCAGTCACCATACCTAAACGTTGTAAGGATCCCAGACGTCCCAAGGGTTACAAGTGCGGAG CTTATACAGTGCCTTGA